A window of the Tunturibacter empetritectus genome harbors these coding sequences:
- a CDS encoding RNA polymerase sigma factor, producing the protein MSLDAAAYFPDTLASASDVDAPASASSPVMVQPNSGSASPAIAIYSPLRESTDEDLLVQVGKGSKEALSVLFQRHARAVLSIARRILRDDCEAEDLLQELFLFIFQKASIFDAAKGSGASWIIQMAYCRAIDRRRYLSFRQHYNGEELDEDRLTGHQGRISIDGLAGRALLEKLRRELSPEQIQTMELHFFEGYSFHEIAEKTGRTFGSVRNHYYRGLERLRSHIFPGKRITK; encoded by the coding sequence ATGAGTCTCGACGCCGCCGCCTATTTCCCGGATACTCTTGCGAGTGCCTCAGACGTCGACGCGCCTGCTTCTGCATCGTCTCCCGTCATGGTCCAGCCCAACAGCGGATCAGCTTCACCGGCCATTGCGATCTATAGTCCTCTCCGAGAGAGCACTGATGAAGATCTTTTGGTTCAGGTGGGGAAGGGAAGCAAGGAAGCGCTGTCTGTTCTGTTTCAGAGACACGCCCGGGCCGTCCTCAGCATCGCCCGCCGCATTCTGAGAGACGACTGCGAGGCAGAAGATCTCTTACAAGAGCTCTTCCTCTTTATCTTCCAGAAGGCAAGCATCTTCGACGCGGCAAAGGGTTCGGGTGCCTCCTGGATCATTCAAATGGCTTACTGCCGAGCTATTGATCGCCGAAGGTATCTGAGCTTTCGCCAGCACTACAATGGTGAGGAGCTTGATGAGGACCGCTTGACAGGTCATCAGGGGCGGATATCGATTGACGGACTTGCTGGGAGAGCGCTGTTGGAGAAGCTTCGCAGGGAGCTCTCGCCGGAGCAGATTCAGACGATGGAGCTCCACTTCTTTGAAGGATATAGCTTCCATGAGATCGCCGAAAAGACCGGCCGAACGTTCGGGAGTGTCAGAAACCATTACTACCGTGGACTGGAGCGGCTCCGGTCCCACATCTTCCCGGGAAAAAGAATCACGAAGTGA
- a CDS encoding helix-turn-helix domain-containing protein, translating to MAKRKQIQPRAGVERAFGDEMRKARLKKKMSQMALYEATGLDRTFISDLERGIQGPSLRTVLRVARGVEVEPQALIERTVKSRFFVFPTD from the coding sequence ATGGCTAAGCGTAAACAAATTCAACCTCGGGCGGGCGTTGAGCGAGCTTTTGGGGATGAGATGCGTAAGGCTAGATTGAAGAAAAAGATGTCGCAGATGGCCTTATATGAGGCCACGGGTTTAGATCGAACGTTCATCAGTGATTTGGAGCGGGGCATACAAGGTCCAAGTCTAAGAACTGTCCTTCGTGTCGCCAGAGGAGTAGAAGTCGAACCCCAAGCTCTCATTGAAAGAACCGTGAAGTCTCGTTTTTTTGTCTTTCCTACCGACTAG
- a CDS encoding type II toxin-antitoxin system VapC family toxin, whose product MTGRSRYLLDTNVLSETRKKRPDERVLAFLSNAAPTALYLSCLSVGELRKGVALKRNSDPSAAKAIAGWVDGLEMNFADRILSVDTASAKLWGEWSVQRPRPVIDTLLAATAVVHGLVFVTRNESDVQDLPIKLLNPWRSDS is encoded by the coding sequence GTGACCGGTCGAAGCCGATATCTCCTGGACACAAACGTGTTGTCCGAGACTCGCAAGAAGAGGCCGGATGAGCGGGTCTTGGCATTCCTCTCGAATGCGGCTCCCACTGCGTTGTATCTTAGCTGCCTCTCCGTTGGAGAACTCAGGAAGGGTGTGGCCCTCAAGCGGAACTCCGACCCGTCGGCAGCCAAGGCAATTGCGGGGTGGGTCGATGGCCTTGAGATGAACTTTGCAGACCGGATCTTGAGTGTGGACACTGCCAGCGCGAAGCTCTGGGGTGAGTGGTCGGTCCAGAGGCCCCGGCCCGTCATCGATACACTTCTCGCCGCAACCGCCGTAGTACACGGCCTAGTCTTCGTCACGCGCAACGAAAGCGATGTTCAAGATCTTCCTATCAAGCTGTTAAACCCCTGGCGGAGCGACTCGTGA
- a CDS encoding helix-turn-helix domain-containing protein, giving the protein MSLHPLDGKQFRARLVLLRNAKGLKQEQLSERIGRAYNYISRVETGRVKTVPFDVLAKLALALDVTIDDLLFIDGLAESADDIKFRIKTLLETSDVKKLRKFYRLLLVIVEE; this is encoded by the coding sequence ATGAGCCTTCATCCTCTCGATGGAAAACAGTTTCGAGCTCGACTGGTATTGCTTCGCAATGCCAAGGGGCTGAAGCAGGAGCAGTTGTCAGAGAGAATTGGACGTGCCTACAACTACATTAGTCGAGTGGAGACGGGACGCGTTAAGACCGTACCTTTTGATGTCCTTGCGAAATTGGCGCTCGCTTTGGACGTGACTATTGACGATCTATTGTTTATCGACGGATTGGCAGAAAGTGCAGACGACATAAAGTTCCGGATCAAAACGTTACTTGAAACTTCGGACGTTAAAAAGCTTCGTAAATTCTATCGTTTACTTCTGGTGATAGTTGAAGAATGA
- a CDS encoding anti-sigma factor: MNPQWHDEFVALCALFPSGELTEEEWALLQVHLAYCNSCRMVFDEYQQLAKDVIPVMAASAASELDGPPGPASFFLEEAEQRLMSRLNSDGPADSTHKPQSRSWRLPLALIAACVAILSGLIGLSLHHSGIRPAVRPVSTSSVDERTRPEGKSGANSELRAQLEATQNEVTELQQQINSTKDLYRQSTSTATNTEQQLEAEKSQRVKISDERDTLSQQLAAAQTELESLRSRSTTFDVASSQQAVQAESLKAKLREANLALEEKDRMLALDKEFLAHDREIRDLIGARDLYIADIFDVAQTGKTNKPFGRLFYTKDKSLVFYGYDLDKQSGLKQSVAFQAWGSSDDRQDVSLGIFYQDDTHKRWVLRFNDIKTLAHLNKVFVTAEPQGGSAKPTGKPLLLAYLQIQPNHP; encoded by the coding sequence GTGAACCCTCAATGGCATGACGAGTTCGTTGCCCTTTGCGCCCTCTTCCCTTCGGGTGAACTGACAGAGGAGGAGTGGGCTCTCCTGCAGGTGCACCTCGCCTACTGTAATTCCTGCCGTATGGTGTTCGATGAGTACCAACAGCTTGCCAAGGATGTGATTCCGGTGATGGCCGCCAGCGCGGCTTCAGAGCTGGACGGGCCGCCAGGACCGGCGTCGTTTTTTCTGGAAGAGGCTGAGCAACGGCTGATGAGCCGGTTGAACTCCGACGGCCCAGCCGACAGTACACACAAACCACAGAGCAGGAGCTGGAGGCTTCCGCTAGCCCTGATTGCGGCCTGCGTCGCGATCCTGTCCGGCCTGATTGGCCTTAGTCTGCATCACTCAGGGATTCGACCTGCCGTGCGGCCTGTCTCTACAAGCAGTGTGGATGAGAGAACACGGCCAGAGGGGAAGTCTGGAGCCAATAGCGAGCTCAGAGCTCAATTGGAGGCCACCCAAAATGAAGTGACAGAGCTTCAACAGCAGATTAACTCAACCAAAGACCTCTATCGGCAATCAACGTCTACTGCGACCAACACGGAGCAGCAACTGGAGGCTGAGAAGAGCCAGCGGGTTAAGATCAGCGATGAGCGAGACACTCTTAGCCAACAGCTTGCCGCCGCGCAGACCGAACTCGAATCTCTGCGCAGCCGATCCACAACCTTCGATGTGGCTTCCTCGCAGCAAGCGGTTCAAGCAGAAAGTCTAAAGGCGAAACTTCGCGAGGCAAACCTGGCTCTCGAGGAGAAGGACCGGATGCTGGCGCTCGACAAGGAGTTCCTTGCCCATGACCGGGAGATCCGAGACCTGATCGGGGCGAGAGATCTTTACATCGCCGATATCTTTGATGTGGCGCAGACTGGAAAGACAAACAAGCCTTTCGGCCGGCTCTTCTATACGAAAGACAAGTCGCTAGTGTTTTATGGCTATGATCTGGATAAGCAGTCCGGCTTGAAGCAGTCAGTTGCCTTCCAGGCGTGGGGCAGCAGTGACGACAGACAGGACGTCAGTCTCGGCATCTTTTATCAAGACGATACGCACAAGCGATGGGTCCTCAGGTTTAACGACATCAAGACGCTGGCGCATTTGAACAAGGTCTTTGTCACGGCAGAGCCGCAGGGAGGAAGCGCCAAGCCAACCGGCAAGCCGCTTCTGCTCGCCTACCTTCAGATTCAACCCAACCACCCATAA
- a CDS encoding TonB-dependent receptor, protein MKLLACLLLSSLWFVSTAVFSQSTSATISGGVTDPTGRFITGAAVEIANDETGVRYSDQTNTSGMYFVPILPPGHYHVQVSKQGFKTIIKPDVVLNVQGAIALNFVLPVGATSQSITVEAGSSLLNTADASVSTVIDRKFVANIPLNGRSFQDLISMTPGIVTQSPQSSQAVGASGDFSVNGQRTESNYYAVDGVSANVGAGAATGGPQAATSGGIGATTALGTTQSLVSVDALQEFRVSGSTYSAEYGRSPGGQFSLLTRSGTKKFHGSAFDYLRNNYFDANNWFNDHYGRAITPLRQNDFGGTLGGPIHLPYLGPPSHPSYFFASYEGLRLTQPQAASIQYVPDAAMRQNAPPAMKSILSAFPLPSIGGIDYASGLAQFIEPFSLPSKIDSISGRIDYVVSPKSSVFFRFSDTPSSTSTRVLSALTQTSFDTQTYTVGATSQLSNRFTNEFRLGYSRSDSRTQTALDSFGGATSVDLGSALGNEASKTAGSAFQLSFFGTGTSILQAIGSVNQSRQWNIVDTAGLSLGKHQLKLGIDYRRIKSPLYPSSPYVSGIYLDQSSVLNNSADIGILSKVLPATPIFNETAVFLQDEWHSLPRLTISGGIRWEIDPPPTEEHGNDAFTLLGDLADPSSLTVAPRGTPLWKTSWYNFAPRLGAAWTARDQPDWETILRTGAGVFFDSGNQIATTGYQYLGFSAIQIGTGQAFPVIPAQLAFSPSTTAPYTSTAVVAFPPHLQLPYTLQWNVSLQQALGRPQALTVSYVGSNGRRLLQMQQLSLTALNPNFSTVDVVQTGTTSNYQALQIQFQRTVTHGIQALASYTWSHSLDFGSNNASLPLTRGNSDFDVRDNLQGGVSWELPGEYQRKSAEAILGGWALDGRLIARTAFPVTLGGDLLTDPATGSRYYSNVDLIATQPVYLYGSQYPGGRSINQVAFQLPAAEKTGNAPRNFVRGFDASQINLAARRTFPLAGSATVQFRAEAFNLLNHPMFGLIDSTLSDATFGQATQTLNQSLATLGSQYQQGGPRSLQFALKIQF, encoded by the coding sequence ATGAAGCTACTTGCTTGCCTTCTCCTGTCCTCCCTCTGGTTCGTCTCCACGGCGGTGTTTTCCCAGTCGACGAGTGCCACGATCAGCGGAGGAGTCACCGATCCCACAGGCCGTTTTATCACGGGCGCCGCGGTGGAGATTGCCAATGATGAGACCGGCGTGCGGTATTCCGACCAGACGAACACCTCAGGAATGTACTTCGTTCCCATCCTGCCTCCGGGACACTACCATGTGCAGGTCTCGAAGCAGGGCTTCAAGACCATCATCAAGCCTGACGTGGTTCTGAATGTGCAAGGGGCTATCGCGCTGAACTTTGTTCTGCCCGTGGGGGCGACGTCGCAGAGCATCACGGTGGAAGCTGGGTCGTCCTTGCTCAATACAGCGGACGCTTCGGTCAGTACGGTGATTGACCGCAAATTTGTTGCGAATATCCCCCTCAACGGCCGCAGTTTTCAGGATCTCATCTCAATGACGCCAGGCATCGTGACTCAGAGCCCGCAGTCGTCTCAAGCTGTGGGCGCGAGCGGTGATTTCAGTGTGAATGGCCAGCGAACCGAGAGCAATTACTACGCGGTCGACGGTGTGAGCGCGAACGTCGGCGCCGGAGCAGCAACGGGAGGTCCTCAAGCGGCGACCAGCGGAGGGATCGGAGCTACAACCGCCCTTGGCACGACGCAAAGCCTGGTTTCGGTCGATGCGCTGCAAGAGTTCCGTGTATCCGGATCAACCTATTCTGCGGAGTACGGGCGCTCCCCTGGAGGACAGTTCTCACTACTTACCCGGTCGGGCACAAAGAAATTTCATGGGAGCGCATTCGACTATCTTCGCAACAATTACTTCGACGCGAACAACTGGTTTAACGACCATTACGGAAGAGCGATCACCCCTTTACGCCAGAACGACTTTGGGGGAACACTCGGAGGCCCAATCCACCTTCCGTATCTTGGTCCGCCTTCGCACCCAAGCTACTTCTTTGCTTCCTACGAGGGGCTTCGGCTTACCCAACCTCAAGCTGCTTCAATTCAGTATGTTCCTGACGCTGCCATGAGGCAGAATGCTCCTCCTGCCATGAAGTCCATACTTAGCGCTTTTCCTCTTCCAAGCATCGGCGGCATCGACTACGCTAGCGGTCTTGCGCAGTTCATCGAGCCTTTCTCTCTCCCGAGCAAGATCGACTCCATCAGCGGCCGGATCGATTACGTCGTCTCACCCAAGTCGAGCGTCTTCTTTCGCTTTAGCGATACACCCAGCTCCACCAGCACCCGCGTGCTCTCTGCTCTAACGCAGACTTCATTTGACACACAGACCTACACTGTTGGCGCAACCAGCCAATTATCAAATCGGTTCACAAATGAGTTCCGACTTGGCTACTCCCGTAGCGACTCGAGAACGCAAACGGCGTTGGATTCCTTTGGAGGAGCTACGTCCGTTGACCTCGGAAGCGCGCTTGGGAATGAAGCGTCTAAAACTGCCGGCAGCGCTTTTCAACTGAGCTTTTTCGGTACGGGAACATCGATCTTGCAGGCAATCGGCAGTGTGAATCAGAGCCGACAATGGAATATCGTCGATACAGCCGGTCTGAGCCTCGGGAAGCACCAGCTCAAGCTCGGCATCGACTACCGGAGGATCAAATCTCCACTGTATCCATCATCTCCCTATGTCTCGGGCATCTATCTCGATCAATCCTCGGTTCTCAATAACAGCGCGGATATCGGTATTCTCTCGAAGGTTCTGCCAGCCACGCCAATATTTAACGAAACCGCGGTGTTCTTGCAGGACGAATGGCATTCGCTTCCAAGGCTGACCATCTCCGGTGGGATTCGGTGGGAGATCGATCCCCCGCCAACCGAAGAGCACGGGAACGACGCCTTCACCCTTCTCGGCGATCTAGCCGACCCTAGTTCGCTTACAGTCGCACCACGAGGGACACCATTGTGGAAGACAAGTTGGTACAACTTCGCTCCGAGACTTGGAGCTGCATGGACGGCTCGGGATCAGCCGGATTGGGAGACGATTTTGAGGACAGGGGCTGGCGTGTTCTTCGACAGCGGAAACCAAATCGCCACAACGGGCTATCAGTATCTCGGTTTCTCCGCAATTCAAATCGGAACGGGCCAGGCATTCCCGGTAATTCCAGCACAGTTGGCTTTCTCGCCTTCCACCACCGCTCCCTACACCAGCACCGCAGTAGTTGCTTTTCCCCCGCATCTGCAACTGCCATATACGCTGCAATGGAATGTGAGCCTGCAACAGGCATTGGGGCGGCCTCAGGCTCTGACAGTCTCCTATGTCGGATCGAACGGCCGGCGGCTATTGCAGATGCAGCAGCTCTCTCTGACAGCGTTGAATCCGAACTTCAGCACCGTGGATGTCGTCCAAACGGGAACCACATCGAACTACCAGGCCTTGCAGATACAGTTCCAGCGCACAGTGACCCACGGCATTCAGGCGCTTGCCTCCTACACCTGGTCTCACTCGTTAGACTTCGGTTCAAACAACGCTTCTCTGCCACTGACTCGAGGGAACTCCGACTTCGACGTCAGAGATAATCTTCAGGGAGGGGTGAGTTGGGAGCTGCCAGGCGAGTACCAGAGGAAGAGTGCGGAAGCGATCCTTGGAGGGTGGGCGCTCGATGGCCGCCTCATAGCACGGACTGCTTTCCCCGTCACTTTGGGAGGCGACCTGCTTACCGATCCGGCAACAGGTAGCCGTTACTATAGCAATGTCGACCTGATCGCAACTCAACCTGTCTATCTCTATGGTTCCCAATATCCAGGTGGACGTTCGATCAATCAGGTTGCTTTCCAGCTTCCGGCAGCGGAGAAGACAGGGAATGCCCCGCGCAACTTCGTAAGAGGATTCGATGCTTCGCAGATCAACCTCGCCGCACGCCGCACCTTCCCCCTGGCGGGTAGCGCAACAGTGCAGTTCAGAGCGGAAGCGTTCAATCTCCTCAACCATCCGATGTTCGGTCTGATCGATTCGACGCTGTCCGATGCTACGTTTGGACAGGCTACTCAGACGCTGAATCAAAGTCTCGCTACCTTAGGTTCGCAATACCAACAGGGCGGTCCTCGCTCTCTTCAATTTGCATTGAAGATTCAATTTTAG
- a CDS encoding type II toxin-antitoxin system Phd/YefM family antitoxin — protein sequence MAKWQVQEAKTRLSALIEEANKKGPQVITRHGSEHAVVLSITDYRALTDQRANLKDYLLGGPKVDDFEVKRSRDRGRKIRL from the coding sequence ATGGCGAAATGGCAGGTTCAGGAAGCGAAAACTCGTTTAAGCGCACTGATCGAGGAAGCCAACAAAAAAGGCCCCCAGGTCATCACCCGTCACGGCTCCGAACACGCCGTGGTGCTCTCGATCACTGACTATCGCGCGCTTACTGATCAGAGAGCGAATCTGAAGGACTATCTGTTAGGCGGCCCAAAGGTGGACGACTTCGAGGTCAAGCGCAGTCGCGATAGAGGACGAAAGATCCGCCTGTGA